The proteins below come from a single Mucilaginibacter mali genomic window:
- a CDS encoding protein-disulfide reductase DsbD domain-containing protein yields the protein MKRILFTMLLLFVAGLVKAQIENPVKWAAGAKKISNTEAIIMLKATIDDGWHIYSQKKNDNGGPVSTRFTFTPSADYTIVGNTAEPEPITRFEESFSMNLSFYEHSVIFQQKIKLNKPTTVIKGTIKFMVCNDEKCLPPDTIPFTAMVK from the coding sequence ATGAAAAGAATACTTTTTACAATGCTGCTGTTATTCGTTGCCGGTTTAGTAAAAGCGCAGATAGAAAACCCCGTGAAATGGGCAGCCGGTGCCAAAAAGATCAGCAATACCGAAGCTATTATTATGCTGAAGGCTACTATTGATGATGGCTGGCACATCTACTCGCAAAAAAAGAACGATAACGGAGGCCCGGTTAGCACACGTTTTACCTTTACACCATCGGCAGATTATACCATAGTTGGCAACACTGCCGAACCGGAGCCAATTACCCGCTTTGAAGAATCGTTCAGCATGAATTTGAGTTTTTATGAGCACAGTGTTATTTTCCAGCAAAAAATCAAACTGAACAAACCGACTACGGTAATTAAAGGCACTATCAAATTTATGGTATGTAACGACGAAAAATGTTTACCACCCGATACTATTCCTTTTACAGCTATGGTTAAATAG
- a CDS encoding AraC family transcriptional regulator, translating into MKTNIIREITPLTQSDCFTLFSRQKKQFDFPLHYHDEYELNLIINAEGAKRIIGNHIDKITDLELVFVGPNLHHGWFNHECKSENIKEVTIQFHNDLFSDSLLRKNQLSFIRGMLERSQLGILFSRDTIEMMAPRIIALTKKTGFDSVLELISILHDLSTSRNTLTLSDAHNNIDAINYNSRRIQKVFEYLNENYGQMISLAEVSQLINMPEVSFSRFIKKKTGKTFVDSLNDIRIGHASRMLINSTDTIAEIAFKCGFNNMSNFNRLFKRRKNTTPKDFRENYSGTRVFI; encoded by the coding sequence ATGAAAACCAATATCATCAGGGAGATCACTCCACTTACGCAAAGCGATTGCTTTACACTTTTCTCAAGACAAAAAAAGCAGTTTGATTTTCCGCTGCACTATCATGATGAGTATGAGTTGAACCTGATCATTAATGCCGAGGGTGCAAAGCGCATCATCGGCAATCATATTGATAAAATAACTGACCTGGAACTGGTGTTTGTTGGGCCTAACCTGCACCATGGCTGGTTTAACCACGAGTGCAAAAGCGAAAACATTAAAGAGGTAACCATACAGTTTCACAACGATCTTTTCAGCGACTCGTTATTGCGCAAAAATCAGCTTAGTTTTATACGAGGGATGTTAGAACGGTCGCAACTGGGCATCTTGTTTTCACGGGATACCATTGAGATGATGGCACCCAGGATAATCGCCCTGACGAAAAAAACGGGCTTTGATTCGGTGCTGGAACTGATCTCGATTTTGCACGACCTTTCCACCTCCAGAAACACCCTTACCTTATCTGATGCCCATAATAACATTGATGCTATTAACTACAATAGCAGGCGAATACAAAAGGTGTTTGAATATCTGAACGAAAATTACGGCCAGATGATCAGCCTGGCTGAAGTTTCCCAGCTTATAAATATGCCAGAGGTATCGTTTAGCCGCTTTATTAAAAAGAAAACGGGAAAGACTTTTGTAGATAGCCTTAACGATATCCGCATCGGGCACGCCAGCCGCATGTTGATCAACTCCACCGATACCATTGCCGAGATCGCTTTTAAATGCGGGTTTAACAATATGTCTAACTTTAACCGGTTATTTAAACGCCGTAAAAACACAACCCCGAAGGATTTTCGCGAAAATTATTCGGGCACAAGAGTATTTATATAA
- a CDS encoding polysaccharide lyase family 8 super-sandwich domain-containing protein, with protein sequence MKKSLPDFFASLLAGVLLLFLSAEVRAQSLLSQGKTVTVSSTESGSYPGSNAVDGSMSTKWSSSSASYNEWLYVDLSATRDIDYVQIYFADGRYALTFDIQGTNTPTVSTSWVTMRTIPPGNTLSNLTIGGLYGQYRYVRFNGRGRANTLGYRVAEFRVYGYDPSTSTQLNDISTVRSRLAAESPAQPGDLTVLITSMQANGKWPDHAAPGQPAIPGQMDYTGNNWTSHSLRLNWLACAYRDPTNVLYNDSRIPAKFQLGMRYFVNQHFTSTNWYDTVIRSPQNQINGLMLMRGAIPADSLFAYADYVKDDTGDAGNQGANKTWVSSITIRKGLALDRYAVANTGFQSMGVALDLASWPMAEGVRADNSFHQHRHQINIGGYGKDFMAYETQYMHDADGTAFSSQFTTARRTNLQNVMLNGLQFFGYRNVLDFGIMGRAVTGAGMTANIDSSVLEKQKLNDPGNATAYQNWETSLGGGAFPTPTARHFWMSNMVVSHGANFYMSAKIMSARNKGTEALNNQNLKGYNLPWGATNIMTSGNEYYDIFPTWNWSRIPGTTTEMSEAQASTSFGLDSGYVTTTNTFGGTLAVNEVAMAAFKLDNKRGVTARKAYFFMENMMVCLGNSITATKTNEIVTTINQTKTNGTITAFYGGSQQAFTADSISNNTLQWVHHDNVGYLFPAGGYMSLTNKAQTGTWKSIDNSGSATPQSNQVFNLYVRHSPTPLNRTYYYIVAPNKLASDMAALAANHGFVVDQNTVDLQAIRHTGTNQYAVVFYAAGQITTPDGLLIKSDKPALVQVKIYTTSYRISVCDPEYTGSPIKITLNRNLSGPGAVYAAGQTVITVDAYSGDERGKTRVNFFTPNSGSVMANSTSTSLLDPDSDARLQNSGISIYPNPATNVIYVKGLTEAVDIDVYNLAGRKFTTVHGTQVDVSALMPGVTYFLRIHTHNTIVTRQFIKQ encoded by the coding sequence ATGAAAAAATCATTACCCGACTTTTTTGCTTCACTTTTAGCTGGCGTACTGCTGTTGTTTTTGTCCGCAGAAGTGCGGGCGCAGTCATTGCTTTCGCAGGGTAAAACCGTAACAGTTTCTTCTACCGAGAGCGGATCGTACCCGGGATCTAATGCTGTTGATGGCAGTATGAGCACCAAATGGTCGTCCTCATCGGCAAGTTATAACGAGTGGCTGTATGTGGATTTGAGTGCCACCAGGGATATCGATTATGTGCAGATCTATTTTGCCGACGGGCGTTATGCGCTCACGTTCGATATACAGGGGACAAATACGCCAACTGTCTCTACCTCGTGGGTTACCATGCGTACTATCCCGCCGGGTAATACCCTGTCAAACTTAACCATCGGCGGGCTTTATGGCCAGTACCGGTATGTGCGTTTTAACGGGCGCGGCAGGGCCAATACGCTGGGCTACCGCGTTGCCGAATTTAGGGTTTATGGCTACGATCCGTCAACCTCAACTCAACTGAATGATATCAGTACGGTAAGAAGCCGGCTGGCAGCCGAATCGCCCGCGCAGCCCGGCGATCTGACCGTGCTGATCACCTCTATGCAAGCTAACGGTAAATGGCCCGACCACGCGGCCCCAGGTCAGCCGGCCATACCCGGGCAGATGGATTATACAGGTAACAACTGGACCTCGCATTCGTTGCGCCTCAACTGGCTTGCTTGTGCTTACCGGGATCCTACTAACGTATTATATAACGATTCGCGGATACCGGCAAAATTTCAGTTGGGTATGCGGTACTTTGTTAACCAGCATTTTACCTCTACCAACTGGTACGATACGGTCATCCGTTCGCCGCAAAACCAAATTAATGGGTTGATGCTGATGAGGGGCGCTATACCTGCCGATTCACTTTTCGCGTATGCCGATTATGTTAAGGATGACACAGGCGACGCGGGTAACCAGGGGGCTAATAAAACTTGGGTGTCATCCATTACTATAAGAAAAGGCCTGGCGTTAGATCGTTATGCTGTGGCTAATACGGGTTTTCAAAGTATGGGCGTAGCGTTGGATCTGGCCAGTTGGCCGATGGCCGAAGGGGTGAGAGCTGACAATAGTTTTCATCAACACCGGCATCAAATTAATATCGGCGGTTACGGTAAGGATTTTATGGCCTACGAAACACAGTATATGCACGATGCTGATGGCACCGCCTTTAGTTCTCAATTCACTACTGCACGGCGTACCAACCTGCAAAATGTGATGCTGAATGGCCTGCAGTTTTTTGGCTACCGCAATGTGCTTGATTTTGGCATCATGGGGAGGGCTGTTACCGGGGCTGGGATGACGGCCAATATCGATAGTAGTGTACTGGAGAAGCAGAAATTGAACGACCCAGGGAATGCTACCGCTTATCAGAACTGGGAAACAAGCCTTGGTGGCGGCGCGTTCCCTACGCCAACTGCCAGGCATTTTTGGATGTCGAACATGGTGGTAAGCCATGGGGCGAACTTCTATATGTCGGCTAAAATTATGTCGGCCCGCAACAAGGGTACCGAGGCGCTGAATAATCAAAACCTGAAAGGCTATAATCTTCCATGGGGCGCTACTAATATCATGACATCGGGGAACGAGTATTATGATATTTTCCCCACCTGGAACTGGTCGCGCATACCCGGCACCACTACCGAGATGAGCGAGGCGCAGGCATCTACCTCGTTCGGGTTGGATAGCGGTTACGTGACAACTACCAATACCTTTGGCGGCACCCTCGCGGTTAACGAGGTGGCTATGGCTGCGTTCAAACTGGATAACAAACGGGGTGTTACCGCGCGCAAGGCTTACTTTTTTATGGAAAATATGATGGTTTGCCTGGGCAACAGCATTACGGCTACTAAAACCAACGAGATAGTGACCACCATAAACCAAACAAAAACCAATGGAACTATAACCGCATTTTATGGCGGCTCTCAACAAGCTTTCACAGCCGATTCTATAAGTAATAATACCTTGCAATGGGTACATCACGATAATGTGGGCTACCTGTTCCCGGCGGGCGGCTATATGTCGCTTACCAATAAAGCACAAACGGGCACGTGGAAAAGTATTGATAACTCCGGGTCGGCAACGCCACAAAGCAACCAGGTATTCAACCTGTATGTTCGGCATAGCCCCACACCGTTAAACCGTACCTATTATTACATAGTGGCGCCCAACAAGCTGGCCAGCGATATGGCGGCGCTTGCCGCTAACCATGGCTTTGTAGTGGATCAAAACACTGTAGATCTGCAGGCTATCCGGCATACGGGTACCAACCAATACGCGGTTGTTTTTTATGCCGCCGGGCAAATCACTACGCCCGATGGTTTGCTGATCAAATCGGACAAGCCCGCTCTTGTGCAGGTCAAAATATATACAACAAGCTATCGTATATCTGTTTGCGACCCGGAATATACCGGCTCGCCGATAAAAATAACGCTGAACAGGAACCTGAGCGGCCCCGGCGCGGTGTATGCCGCCGGACAAACAGTAATCACTGTTGATGCCTACTCGGGAGATGAAAGAGGGAAAACAAGGGTGAATTTTTTCACGCCTAACAGCGGCTCGGTGATGGCCAACAGCACATCAACCAGTTTGCTTGATCCGGACAGTGATGCCAGATTACAGAACAGCGGCATCTCCATTTATCCTAACCCGGCAACAAATGTTATTTATGTAAAAGGCTTAACCGAGGCGGTGGATATTGATGTGTACAACCTTGCCGGGCGTAAGTTTACCACAGTGCACGGTACCCAGGTAGATGTCAGCGCGTTAATGCCGGGTGTTACTTATTTTTTAAGGATCCATACACATAATACCATCGTAACACGGCAATTTATTAAGCAATAA
- a CDS encoding sodium:solute symporter family protein, with protein MKLKLTDLLIILCYLVVTIGIGLWYRKKARQNKESYMMGGKSLPWYKLGLSDASDMFDISGTMWMVSLCFVYGMKSIWIPWLWPVFNQVFLMMYLSKWLRRSNANTGAEWLSTRFGVKGPCVGASHKIVIAFALICCLGFLAYGFIGLGKFIEIFIPWDTVKAYVPFNVPPQYVAHLYGIVFTLFAMFYSILGGMHSIVLGDMIKYAIMTVACISIAVIAYTHLNGQHLNVPKGWESPFFGYRLNLNWSKIIADVNGKIKDDGYSLFGLFFMMMLFKGAFASLAGPAPNYDMQKILSTRSPKEASKMSGFVSIILLPIRYSLIIGLTVLGLLYYQQMNLKTPDGTIDFERILPVTINNFLPAGLVGLVLTGLLGAFMGTFSGTLNAAQAYIVNDIYLKYIRPDAPTKQIISMNYLVGIVVVFIGIVLGFYAKDVNSILQWIVSALYGGYVAANVLKWHWWRFNASGFFWGMLAGIVAALVFTRFFTGVEFLYYFPLLFAISLAGSVIGTYAAPATDMQVLKTFYRTVRPWGFWQSVHEQVLNDDPGFKANKDFGKDMFNVVLGIIAQLCLTILPMYLILSMKLPLLVTVLMLLVVGFILKRTWWNKLED; from the coding sequence ATGAAACTAAAACTTACAGACCTGCTTATCATACTTTGCTACCTGGTTGTTACCATAGGGATAGGGTTGTGGTACCGTAAAAAGGCAAGGCAAAATAAGGAAAGTTATATGATGGGCGGCAAATCGCTGCCCTGGTATAAGTTGGGCTTAAGCGATGCCTCGGATATGTTCGATATCAGTGGCACCATGTGGATGGTGAGCCTATGCTTTGTGTACGGCATGAAAAGCATCTGGATACCATGGTTGTGGCCGGTGTTTAACCAGGTATTCCTGATGATGTACCTTTCAAAATGGCTGCGCCGGTCTAACGCTAACACCGGTGCCGAATGGCTATCGACCCGGTTTGGGGTTAAGGGGCCGTGCGTAGGTGCATCGCACAAAATAGTGATCGCCTTCGCGCTGATCTGTTGCCTTGGCTTTTTGGCTTACGGCTTTATCGGGTTGGGGAAGTTCATCGAGATATTTATCCCGTGGGATACGGTTAAAGCTTATGTGCCGTTTAATGTGCCGCCGCAATATGTGGCCCATCTTTATGGTATTGTATTTACGCTGTTTGCCATGTTCTACTCTATTTTAGGAGGGATGCATAGCATTGTGCTGGGCGATATGATCAAGTACGCTATCATGACGGTGGCTTGCATATCCATCGCTGTTATAGCCTATACGCATTTAAACGGACAACATCTAAATGTGCCTAAAGGTTGGGAGAGTCCGTTTTTTGGGTACCGTTTAAACCTCAACTGGAGTAAGATCATCGCTGATGTAAACGGAAAAATAAAGGATGACGGGTACTCGTTATTTGGCCTGTTTTTTATGATGATGCTGTTTAAGGGCGCGTTCGCGTCGCTGGCCGGGCCTGCGCCAAACTACGATATGCAGAAGATCCTGTCTACCCGCTCGCCAAAGGAGGCCAGTAAGATGAGTGGCTTTGTATCCATCATCCTGTTACCCATCAGGTATTCGCTCATCATTGGGCTAACAGTATTAGGGCTGCTTTACTATCAGCAAATGAACCTTAAAACACCTGATGGAACTATCGATTTTGAGCGGATCCTGCCGGTTACCATCAATAACTTTTTGCCCGCAGGTTTAGTTGGACTGGTGCTTACCGGTTTGCTTGGAGCCTTTATGGGTACGTTCAGCGGTACGCTTAACGCGGCGCAGGCCTACATTGTAAACGATATCTATTTAAAATACATCCGCCCGGATGCGCCTACAAAACAGATCATATCCATGAATTACCTGGTAGGTATAGTGGTGGTATTTATTGGCATTGTGCTGGGCTTTTACGCTAAGGATGTGAACAGTATTTTACAATGGATCGTATCTGCCCTGTATGGTGGCTATGTTGCGGCCAACGTGTTAAAATGGCATTGGTGGCGCTTTAATGCCAGCGGGTTTTTCTGGGGGATGCTGGCCGGCATTGTTGCCGCGCTGGTTTTTACCCGGTTTTTTACCGGGGTAGAGTTCCTGTACTATTTCCCGCTATTGTTTGCAATATCGCTGGCCGGATCTGTAATTGGTACCTATGCCGCCCCCGCCACCGATATGCAGGTATTGAAAACCTTTTATCGTACCGTGCGCCCCTGGGGTTTCTGGCAGTCGGTTCATGAACAGGTGTTGAATGATGATCCGGGTTTTAAAGCCAATAAGGATTTTGGCAAGGATATGTTTAACGTTGTGTTGGGTATTATAGCCCAATTATGTCTCACAATATTGCCTATGTATTTAATACTGAGCATGAAGCTGCCGCTGCTGGTAACCGTGCTGATGTTGCTTGTGGTTGGCTTTATACTAAAACGCACCTGGTGGAACAAGCTGGAAGATTGA
- a CDS encoding glycoside hydrolase family 130 protein, with translation MDTNFDERLQKLRAGQASILSRKNEAEDLGNGIFNRYKWPVLTAAHVPLSWRYDLDPQTNPYLMERVGINAAFNAGAIKWSDKYLLVCRVEGSDRKSFFAVAESDNGVDNFKFWEYPVVMPETDNPDTNIYDMRLTVHQDGWIYGLFCTERRDPAAPEGDQSAAVAQCGIARTHDLINWERLADLQTPSPQQRNVVLHPEFVGDKYAFYTRPQDSFIEAGKGGGIGYGLSASIENAVVDIETILDKKVYHTVYEAKNGQGPAPLKTKHGWLHLAHGVRHTAAGLRYVLYMFMTALDDLTKVIYKPAGYLLAPEGEERVGDVSNVVFCNGWITDDDGGVFIYYASSDSRMHVATSTVDKLLDYVMHTPADGLTSASTVKTIIDVIEHNKSVKTFA, from the coding sequence ATGGATACGAATTTTGACGAAAGATTGCAAAAACTGCGCGCCGGACAGGCATCTATATTAAGCAGGAAAAATGAAGCAGAGGATTTAGGCAATGGCATTTTTAACCGTTACAAATGGCCTGTGCTTACGGCAGCGCATGTGCCCTTAAGCTGGCGTTATGATCTGGATCCGCAAACCAACCCTTACCTGATGGAACGCGTGGGCATTAACGCGGCGTTTAATGCGGGAGCTATTAAATGGAGTGATAAATACCTGCTGGTGTGCAGGGTAGAGGGTAGCGACCGTAAATCGTTCTTCGCTGTGGCCGAAAGCGATAATGGTGTAGATAATTTTAAGTTTTGGGAGTACCCCGTTGTAATGCCCGAAACGGATAACCCCGATACCAATATCTATGATATGCGCCTCACGGTACACCAGGACGGCTGGATATATGGCTTATTTTGCACCGAAAGGAGAGATCCGGCGGCACCGGAGGGCGATCAATCGGCAGCTGTGGCGCAATGTGGTATTGCCCGCACCCACGATTTGATTAACTGGGAGCGCCTTGCCGATTTGCAAACGCCATCGCCCCAGCAACGCAACGTGGTGCTGCACCCCGAGTTTGTTGGCGATAAATACGCGTTTTACACCCGTCCGCAGGATAGCTTTATTGAAGCCGGTAAAGGTGGGGGCATTGGTTATGGCCTTTCAGCATCTATAGAAAATGCGGTGGTGGATATAGAGACCATTTTGGATAAAAAGGTTTACCATACCGTTTACGAAGCAAAGAACGGCCAGGGGCCTGCACCACTTAAAACCAAACATGGCTGGCTGCACCTTGCGCATGGCGTACGCCACACGGCTGCGGGGTTAAGGTATGTTTTGTATATGTTTATGACGGCTTTGGATGATCTGACAAAGGTGATCTATAAACCTGCCGGTTATTTGCTGGCCCCCGAGGGGGAAGAGCGTGTTGGTGATGTATCTAACGTGGTATTTTGCAACGGATGGATAACGGATGATGACGGGGGGGTATTTATCTACTACGCCTCTTCCGATTCGCGCATGCATGTGGCTACCAGTACGGTTGATAAGTTACTGGATTACGTGATGCACACCCCGGCGGATGGTTTAACATCGGCCAGTACGGTTAAAACCATTATTGATGTTATCGAGCACAATAAATCTGTTAAAACCTTTGCCTGA
- a CDS encoding AGE family epimerase/isomerase — translation MTGIEPYYRELQDILQYWATIVYDKKRDRFYGRVDENNVPDEGAPLGSVMYARALWAFSAGYQATKNPRELLMAGRAYHYLTTAFWDKTYGGVYWLIDADEQLLADKKQIYALAFAIYGLTEYYKINPDEKVLDHAKELYWLIERYSYDPVHDGYFEAFNRDWSPADDLRLSTKDSNEQKTMNTHLHIMEAYANLYRVWPVDNVAKKISKLVNLFHQHIVNARTNHLTLFFNDVWEKRSDMISYGHDIEASWLLCESAELVGDKDLIKHTEQIAIQMVNAALPGFDEYGGLNYEVDEGYLIAEKHWWVQAEAAVGLLNAWQLTSEGIYLKLFDRSWKYIRKNIIDGANGEWYWGIKDQHTIMPGQDKAGIWKCPYHNTRCMLEIISRLNQPAK, via the coding sequence ATGACCGGTATCGAACCATATTACCGTGAGTTGCAGGATATATTACAGTATTGGGCTACTATAGTTTACGATAAAAAGCGCGACCGCTTTTATGGCCGTGTTGATGAAAATAATGTGCCCGATGAGGGCGCACCATTGGGTTCGGTAATGTACGCCCGGGCCTTGTGGGCCTTTTCTGCCGGTTACCAGGCAACCAAAAATCCCCGGGAACTGCTAATGGCCGGGAGGGCGTATCACTATTTAACTACCGCCTTTTGGGATAAAACTTATGGCGGCGTTTATTGGCTGATAGACGCTGACGAGCAACTACTGGCCGATAAAAAGCAGATTTACGCGCTGGCGTTCGCTATTTATGGCTTAACAGAGTATTATAAGATTAACCCTGATGAAAAGGTGCTTGACCATGCCAAGGAATTATACTGGTTGATCGAGCGCTATAGTTACGACCCGGTACACGACGGCTACTTCGAAGCCTTTAACAGGGATTGGTCCCCTGCGGATGATCTTCGCCTGAGCACAAAGGATAGCAATGAGCAAAAAACCATGAATACGCATCTGCATATTATGGAGGCTTACGCCAACTTGTACCGCGTATGGCCGGTGGATAATGTCGCTAAAAAAATATCAAAGCTGGTCAACCTGTTCCATCAGCATATTGTAAACGCGCGCACCAACCATTTAACACTTTTTTTTAATGATGTTTGGGAGAAACGGTCGGATATGATATCCTACGGGCACGATATTGAAGCATCGTGGTTATTGTGTGAATCTGCGGAACTGGTGGGCGACAAAGACCTGATCAAACATACCGAACAGATTGCCATACAAATGGTAAATGCCGCTTTGCCTGGCTTTGATGAATATGGTGGCCTGAACTACGAAGTGGACGAGGGATATCTGATTGCCGAAAAACACTGGTGGGTACAGGCCGAAGCAGCAGTGGGCTTGCTTAACGCATGGCAGCTGACAAGTGAGGGTATCTACCTGAAGTTATTTGACCGCAGCTGGAAATATATCAGGAAAAACATCATAGATGGTGCTAATGGCGAGTGGTACTGGGGGATAAAAGACCAGCATACCATTATGCCCGGGCAGGATAAGGCCGGGATATGGAAGTGCCCTTATCATAATACCCGTTGCATGCTCGAGATCATCAGCCGGTTAAATCAACCAGCTAAATAG
- a CDS encoding polysaccharide lyase family 8 super-sandwich domain-containing protein — MLLLVFWVNGQQAQAQIKPLVTIAQTTIDTLTRRMVRLALKDKEQGNVDSLAKSISADGSWKDINYTDSVRVQWTGHSRRLKLMAIAYNNAQSKLYRSADLLKAILKGFDFIYDKKYKSWNWYDNDIAAPESYMVALILIKGATDNNRLAKYATYLKDATGNKAHQGQNRISVSTITVYKGCIENNYNLVERGFASIASTLVVEAEQGREGIKVDDSFHQHRPQLYSGGYGMGFVKSIAQLMALTTNTGFAEVFTPEKRKLFSSLLLNGHQLFGYRDVIDFGTFGRGISRPNAMNNIDAGTLITMMSVDPAHAADYKAWRDHLAGGSFPKPYQGNKYFWKSDIMIQHGADYYLSAKVISTRTAGTEMLNGENYKGFNLPLGATNIATTGKEYRNIFPVWDWTKIPGTTTVNNQSSTLLQWYQYGSNVFAGGVSNGRSGLIAYEHSYNGVQAKKAYFFMGDAMLCLGAGISALGVQSVQTTVNQCFLNGDVTINAGDGIKTLNKDSRAFTDLKWMYHDGVGYLFPQKANITVSKAMQQGTWKSLSVNGSDEVVKSSVFSAWFNHGTGPVDQQYAYIVMPAKTLEAFKAEAGKRNFIIHQNTADLQSISYGNYCGIVFYESGTATLADGLRVTSDSKAVVMIEKKTADYAISVSDPVHRSAEIKLTLNKKVTGTNTTPADINTVLKFRLPADDYAGSTVTQNFKW; from the coding sequence TTGCTTTTGCTTGTCTTTTGGGTAAACGGACAACAGGCGCAGGCACAGATCAAACCATTAGTAACGATAGCTCAAACGACTATCGACACGCTTACCCGGCGCATGGTACGCCTGGCGCTGAAGGATAAGGAACAGGGTAATGTAGATAGCCTGGCTAAAAGTATATCGGCTGATGGCAGTTGGAAGGATATCAACTATACCGATTCGGTACGTGTGCAATGGACAGGACACAGCCGTCGCTTAAAGCTAATGGCTATCGCTTACAATAATGCGCAAAGTAAGTTATACAGATCTGCCGATCTGTTAAAGGCGATATTAAAAGGCTTCGATTTTATTTATGATAAGAAGTACAAATCGTGGAACTGGTATGATAATGACATTGCCGCGCCTGAGAGTTATATGGTAGCGCTTATTTTGATAAAGGGGGCTACTGATAACAACCGACTGGCAAAATATGCAACTTACCTGAAGGATGCCACCGGCAATAAGGCGCACCAGGGGCAAAACCGCATCTCGGTATCTACCATTACGGTTTATAAAGGTTGTATCGAAAATAACTACAATCTGGTGGAGCGTGGCTTCGCATCAATAGCCTCAACGCTGGTGGTGGAAGCAGAACAAGGGCGCGAGGGCATTAAGGTAGATGATAGCTTTCACCAGCATCGCCCGCAATTGTATTCGGGCGGTTATGGAATGGGTTTTGTAAAATCCATCGCGCAGTTGATGGCGCTTACCACTAATACCGGCTTCGCGGAGGTTTTTACGCCTGAAAAGCGAAAACTATTTTCAAGTCTGCTATTAAATGGGCACCAATTATTCGGCTATCGCGATGTGATCGATTTTGGCACTTTTGGCCGCGGGATATCGCGCCCCAACGCCATGAATAATATTGATGCAGGTACGTTGATCACCATGATGAGTGTGGACCCTGCACACGCTGCCGACTACAAGGCCTGGCGTGACCATTTAGCCGGCGGCTCTTTTCCTAAACCTTACCAAGGAAATAAATATTTCTGGAAGTCGGATATCATGATACAGCATGGCGCGGATTATTACCTGTCGGCCAAGGTGATATCTACCCGTACAGCCGGAACCGAAATGTTGAACGGCGAAAACTATAAAGGCTTTAACTTGCCGCTGGGCGCCACCAACATCGCTACAACAGGTAAGGAGTACCGTAACATTTTCCCGGTATGGGATTGGACAAAGATACCCGGAACTACAACTGTGAATAACCAGTCATCTACACTGTTACAATGGTATCAGTATGGATCAAACGTTTTTGCAGGCGGAGTTAGTAATGGCAGGAGCGGACTTATTGCTTACGAGCACAGCTACAACGGTGTGCAGGCTAAAAAGGCTTACTTTTTTATGGGCGATGCAATGCTTTGCTTAGGCGCAGGCATTAGTGCACTTGGTGTGCAAAGCGTACAAACCACTGTTAACCAATGCTTTTTAAACGGCGATGTAACCATAAATGCTGGAGATGGAATTAAAACCCTGAATAAAGACAGTCGGGCTTTTACCGATTTGAAATGGATGTATCACGATGGGGTTGGATACCTGTTCCCGCAAAAGGCAAATATTACCGTAAGCAAAGCCATGCAGCAAGGCACATGGAAAAGCCTCAGCGTAAACGGCAGCGATGAGGTGGTAAAGTCAAGCGTATTCAGCGCTTGGTTTAATCATGGCACAGGGCCGGTGGATCAGCAATATGCCTACATCGTTATGCCGGCTAAAACGCTTGAAGCATTTAAAGCCGAAGCCGGTAAGCGCAATTTCATCATCCATCAAAACACGGCCGATCTGCAATCCATCAGTTACGGTAATTACTGCGGCATTGTGTTTTATGAATCCGGTACAGCGACACTGGCTGATGGCTTGCGCGTTACCAGCGATAGCAAAGCGGTGGTAATGATAGAAAAGAAGACCGCGGATTATGCTATTTCAGTTTCAGATCCCGTACATCGCAGCGCAGAAATTAAGCTCACGCTAAACAAAAAGGTAACCGGCACAAACACAACTCCGGCGGATATAAATACAGTGCTAAAGTTCCGCTTGCCGGCTGATGACTATGCGGGCAGCACAGTTACCCAAAACTTTAAATGGTAA